A genomic segment from Leopardus geoffroyi isolate Oge1 chromosome A2, O.geoffroyi_Oge1_pat1.0, whole genome shotgun sequence encodes:
- the IQCF3 gene encoding IQ domain-containing protein F3 isoform X3, with the protein MGGKCCKSGPDKDALETEKLKRLCQKRHRARIKAAEKIQAWWRGTLVRRTLLVAALRAWMIQLWWRTLLWRRVLKQRRDLLKIYVIQEEAAVKLQSWVRMWQCHRCYCQIRNAVCILQAPKSYFAFQTSDILQAQYEVTPNQPEFHIEILSV; encoded by the exons ATGGGCGGTAAATGCTGT AAGTCTGGTCCAGATAAGGATGCACTAGAGACTGAGAAGCTGAAG AGGCTTTGTCAAAAACGCCACAGAGCAAGAATCAAGGCAGCTGAGAAGATCCAGGCCTGGTGGCGTGGCACCCTGGTACGTCGCACCCTGCTGGTGGCAGCCCTCAGGGCCTGGATGATTCAGCTCTGGTGGAGAACACTTTTGTGGAGGCGGGTTCTTAAGCAGCGGCGGGACCTGTTGAAGATCTATGTAATCCAGGAGGAGGCGGCAGTCAAGCTCCAGTCCTGGGTTCGCATGTGGCAGTGCCATCGATGTTACTGCCAAATACGCAATGCTGTCTGCATCCTTCAGGCCCCAAAGAGCTATTTTGCCTTCCAGACCAGTGATATTCTACAGGCACAATATGAAGTCACTCCCAACCAGCCGGAGTTCCATATTGAAATCCTATCAGTCTAA